The following proteins are co-located in the Pan troglodytes isolate AG18354 chromosome 5, NHGRI_mPanTro3-v2.0_pri, whole genome shotgun sequence genome:
- the LOC134810334 gene encoding uncharacterized protein LOC134810334 yields MQLFCSAGSRDHCRFLGKRCFCCCISEHNYSDQQGPGTVAGSWAGEKQTKKQTKTAGSFVLQMGNTQASTGSPLKCILGHWDQFDPQTLKKRQLIFFCTTAWPQYSLSDREKWPPEGSINYNTILQLDLFCKREGKLSEIPYVQAFFSLKENTCKACNLYPTGGPLSLPPYPSLLIAPLPVNDKPPVISPSQKEISKEISKGPQNPLGYRLCPLQAVGGGEFGPTRVHVSFSLFDLKQIKADLGKFSDDPDRYIDVLQGLGQTFYLTWRNVMLLLDQTLAFNEKNAALAAARAFGDTWYLSQVNDKMTAEERDKFPTGQQAVPNMDPHWDLDSDHGDWSRKHLLTCVLEGLRRIMKKPMNYSMMSTITQGKEENPSAFLEWLWEALRKYTPPSPNSLEGQLILKGKFITQSATDIRRKLQK; encoded by the coding sequence ATGCAACTATTCTgttcagcagggtccagggaccattgcagattcttgggcaagaggtgtttctgctgctgcattaGTGAGCACAACTATTCCGATCAGCAGGGTCCGGGGACTGTtgcaggttcttgggcaggggagaaacaaacaaaaaaacaaaccaaaactgcaGGCAGTTTTGTccttcagatgggaaacactcaggcatcaacaggctcacccttgaaatgcatcctaggccattgggaccaatttgacccacaaaccctgaaaaagaggcagctcatttttttctgcactacagcttggccccaatattctctctctgatagggaaaaatggccacctgagggaagtataaattacaatactatactgcagcttgaccttttctgtaagagggaaggcaaattgagtgaaataccttatgtccaagctttcttttcactgaAGGAGAATacatgcaaagcttgcaatttatatcccacaggaggacctctcagcttacctcCGTATCCTAGCCTCCTTATAGCTCCCCTTCCTGTTAATGATAAGCCTCCTGTAATCTCCCCTtcccagaaggaaataagcaaagaaatctccaaaggaccacaaaaccCCCTGGGCTAtcggttatgtccccttcaagctgtagggggaggggaatttggcccaacccggGTACatgtctccttctccctctttgatttaaagcagatcaaggcagacctggggaagttttcagatgatcctgataggtatatagatgtcctacaggggCTAGGGCAAACCTTCTATCTCACTTGGAGAaatgtcatgctattgttagatcaaaccctggccttcaatgaaaagaatgcggctttagctgcagcccgagcatttggagatacctggtatcttagtcaagtaaatgataaaatgacagctgaagaaagggacaaattccctactggTCAGCAAGCTGTCCCCaatatggatccccactgggatctagactcagatcatggggactggagtcgtAAACATCTgctgacctgtgttctagaaggactaaggagaattatgaaaaagcccatgaattattcaatgatgtccaccataactcagggaaaggaagaaaatccttctgccttcctcgagtggctatgggaggccttaagaaaatatactcctcCATCACCCAACTCACTGGAGGGCCAATTGATCCTAAAAGGTAAGTTTATTACCCAGTCAgccacagatatcaggagaaagctccaaaagtga